The Panicum hallii strain FIL2 chromosome 9, PHallii_v3.1, whole genome shotgun sequence genome has a window encoding:
- the LOC112878281 gene encoding ankyrin repeat and SAM domain-containing protein 6-like: MADLRPPEPTTNGAGASVVAALPAVNAAAAVEAAAAAAGGAQAPAAPYSKRRRRPSVRLGDIDAPPPRRNHKSSSSHPRPPRRAHPDDSAADPHHRRGAKPPAQRRPRTAWIPAAPEGAEGYGDEEERYYDDEDQSDSAAAAAARARVSGSRDASGDESDGVADWGLPNGRLPSAIGYSGVKAWLDGLGLSRYAPVFEIHEVDDEVLPMLTLEDLKDMGIGAVGSRRKMYAAIQKLRSDNVS; the protein is encoded by the coding sequence ATGGCCGATCTCCGCCCGCCGGAGCCCACCACCAacggcgccggcgccagcgTGGTCGCCGCGCTGCCGGCCGTGAacgcggcggccgccgtcgaggcagccgccgccgccgccggaggggCGCAGGCGCCCGCGGCGCCCTActccaagcgccgccgccgccccagcgTCCGCCTCGGCGACATCGACGCCCCGCCCCCGCGGCGGAACCACAAGTCCTCCTCGTCCcacccgcgcccgccgcgccgggCGCACCCGGACGACAGCGCGGCCGACCCGCACCACCGCCGGGGGGCCAAGCCgcccgcccagcgccgcccccgcaCCGCGTGGATTCCCGCCGCGCCCGAGGGCGCCGAGGGCTACGGGGACGAGGAGGAGCGCTACTACGACGACGAGGATCAGTCCGactccgcggccgccgccgccgcgagggCTAGGGTTTCCGGCAGCCGCGACGCCAGCGGCGACGAGTCCGACGGGGTGGCGGACTGGGGCCTCCCCAACGGCAGGCTCCCCTCCGCCATAGGATACAGCGGCGTAAAGGCGTGGCTGGATGGGCTGGGGCTTTCGCGGTACGCTCCGGTGTTTGAGATCCATGAGGTGGACGATGAGGTGCTCCCTATGCTAACGCTGGAGGATCTCAAGGACATGGGCATTGGGGCTGTTGGCTCCAGGAGGAAGATGTATGCCGCCATCCAGAAGCTCCGGAGCGACAACGTCTCCTGA
- the LOC112876807 gene encoding basic blue protein-like, with protein sequence MAAQGRGSGAAVVLAAAAALVLCVLLQEARVAESAVFTVGDRGGWSFSSNSWTNGKRFKAGDVLVFKYDSSAHNVAAVNAAGYKGCSAPRGAKVYSSGNDRVTLARGTNYFICSIPGHCQSGMKIAVNAA encoded by the coding sequence ATGGCTGCTCAGGGAAGAGGCAGCGGTGCAGCAGTGGtccttgcggcggcggcggcgcttgtcCTCTGCGTGCTCCTCCAGGAGGCCCGGGTCGCCGAGTCGGCGGTGTTCACCGTCGGCGACCGTGGCGGCTGGAGCTTCAGCTCCAACAGCTGGACCAACGGCAAGCGCTTCAAGGCCGGGGACGTCCTGGTGTTCAAGTACGACTCGTCGGCGCACAACGTGGCGGCGGTGAACGCGGCGGGGTACAAGGGCTGCAGCGCTCCCCGGGGCGCCAAGGTGTACAGCTCCGGCAACGACCGCGTCACCCTCGCCCGCGGCACCAACTACTTCATCTGCAGCATCCCCGGCCACTGCCAGTCCGGCATGAAGATCGCCGTCAACGCCGCATAG
- the LOC112878280 gene encoding uncharacterized protein LOC112878280, whose amino-acid sequence MTTAAAALLLPPRLVSLPPHPSLVPICKNPAPSSALLGRRGARLRAVGDRPGAGLADQNTVYNGVYGPWTVEDSDVREVLLYRSGLVTAAASFVAAASAAYLPEGNAAGDAVRQSIDLFYAAGAAGLGLSLVLIHIYVTPIKRFLQALWAAGVLGSVGTYLVAAQPLDEGLVQYVLEHPAALWFVGPTFAALTGLVFKEGLCYGKLEAGILTFVIPGLLLGHLSGLMDNSTKSGLLGVWMVLFTIFAARKFQQPIKDDIGDKSVFMFNALPEEEKNALIQKLERQSEQKFE is encoded by the exons ATGACCACCGCCGCAGCCGCGCTCCTCCTCCCGCCGCGACTGGTGTCGCTACCACCTCACCCCAGCCTCGTCCCCATCTGCAAGAATCCAGCGCCTTCCTCCGCCCtcctcggccgccgcggcgcgagGCTCAGGGCCGTCGGGGACCGCCCCGGCGCCGGGCTCGCCGACCAGAACACCGTCTACAACGGCGTCTACGGGCCCTGGACCGTCGAGGACTCCGACGTCCGCGAG GTCTTGCTGTACCGGTCGGGGCTCGTCACCGCCGCGGCTTCCTTCGTGGCCGCGGCCTCCGCCGCGTACCTCCCCGAGGGGAacgccgccggcgacgccgtCAGGCAAAGCATCGACCTTTTctacgccgccggcgccgcggggcTGGGGCTGTCGCTGGTGCTGATCCACATCTACGTCACCCCAATCAAGCGCTTCCTCCAGGCGCTGTGGGCGGCCGGGGTCCTCGGGTCCGTCGGGACCTACCTCGTCGCCGCTCAGCCGCTGGACGAGGGCCTGGTGCAGTACGTGCTGGAGCATCCCGCCGCCCTCTGGTTCGTTGGGCCGACGTTCGCTGCGCTCACAGGTCTCGTCTTCAAGGAAG GTCTCTGCTACGGAAAATTGGAAGCCGGCATCTTAACCTTTGTTATCCCCGGGCTTCTTCTCGGACATCTG TCTGGTTTAATGGATAACAGCACAAAGTCAGGCCTCTTAGGAGTGTGGATGGTTCTTTTCACCATTTTTGCTGCACGAAAGTTCCAGCAGCCCATCAAG GATGACATTGGCGACAAATCTGTTTTCATGTTCAATGCACTCCCTGAAGAGGAAAAGAATGCTTTAATCCAGAAGCTCGAGAGGCAAAGTGAACAGAAGTTTGAGTAG
- the LOC112875565 gene encoding putative zinc transporter At3g08650: MDRRAGAILVCLLFVLVRDVSAVAETEAGNARLVQEAPHRKLEGTGRQDGGKVGRVSVSTVAWSTLVMAAATGLGAVPFFFMELEAQWAGLCNGMAAGVMLAASFDLVQEGQVYGSGSWVVFGILSGGVFIWLCKKFLEQYGEVSMLDIKGADASKVILVVGIMTLHSFGEGSGVGVSFAGSKGFSQGLLVTIAIAVHNIPEGLAVSMVLSSRGVSPQKAMIWSIITSLPQPIVAVPAFLCADAFQKVLPFCTGFAAGCMIWIVIAEVLPDAFKEATPSQVASAGTLAVAFMETLSTVLLGFTDGNSSEDASGFLVSLVFGLGPLIGGIILVTFSLAFSMSHPLLTGVASGIAFRLAAWRPVQLLMSSKMGLFTTLFLLIGGSLVYHVATSSILRVVNRKKSSVNVITSSSGFSLSALTLQSLLSCGAVFLHAYAEGLVLGVAARKAYGLGRYMVLPASLHGLPRGAAVASCVYGATDSWRGALAAAVLTGFAGPSAAISAILARIDYDGLDHWMVIACGALIPSFGRVFRRSLRLDMRKSIVGLLIGIAFASVCLMSNRFICLHTPYCNSAPEAVT, from the exons ATGGACAGAAGAGCTGGGGCAATCCTAGTGTGCCTGCTCTTCGTCCTGGTCCGGGACGTGTCGGCCGTCGCTGAGACCGAGGCCGGCAATGCGCGGTTAGTGCAGGAGGCGCCCCACAGGAAGCTGGAGGGCACGGGGAGGCAGGATGGCGGTAAGGTGGGGAGGGTGTCCGTGTCAACTGTCGCATGGTCTACGCTCGTCATGGCTGCGGCAACTGGGCTGGGAGCGGTGCCCTTCTTTTTCATGGAGCTGGAAGCTCAGTGGGCGGGCCTCTGCAATGGGATGGCGGCCGGGGTGATGCTGGCTGCAAGCTTTGACCTCGTGCAGGAAGGGCAGGTGTATGGCAGTGGGAGCTGGGTTGTTTTCGGAATTTTGAGCGGAGGAGTATTTATTTGGCTCTGCAAGAAG TTTCTTGAGCAATATGGAGAAGTAAGCATGCTGGATATTAAAGGTGCAGATGCAAGTAAAGTTATCCTTGTTGTTGGAATAATGACTCTCCATTCTTTTGGGGAAGGCTCTGGTGTGGGGGTTTCCTTTGCTGGCTCCAAAGGATTTTCTCAGGGTCTTCTAGTTACTATAGCTATAGCAGTGCACAACATACCAGAAGGCTTGGCTGTAAGCATGGTACTGTCATCTAGGGGTGTGTCCCCCCAAAAGGCAATGATATGGAGTATCATAACATCTTTACCACAG CCAATTGTTGCTGTTCCTGCTTTCCTTTGTGCCGATGCGTTCCAGAAGGTGCTCCCCTTTTGTACTGGTTTTGCGGCAGGATGCATGATATGGATTGTTATAGCAGAGGTTCTTCCTGATGCTTTTAAG GAAGCGACTCCATCACAAGTTGCTTCTGCTGGAACGCTTGCTGTTGCTTTCATGGAAACATTAAGTACTGTGCTTCTGGGATTTACTGATGGCAACAG CTcggaggatgcatcaggtttctTGGTATCACTTGTATTTGGACTGGGTCCACTTATTGGAGGAATTATACTTGTCACATTCTCTCTTGCCTTCAGCATGTCACACCCTCTACTTACTGGTGTGGCATCAGGCATTGCTTTCCGTCTTGCAGCATGGAGACCTGTACAGCTTCTCATGTCCTCAAAAATGGGTCTCTTTACCACACTCTTTCTCCTCATTGGTGGTtcccttgtctaccatgttgcCACATCAAGCATCCTTAGGGTGGTTAATCGCAAGAAATCCTCCGTTAATGTCATTACATCATCCTCCGGCTTCTCTCTTAGTGCCCTCACACTGCAATCGCTCCTTTCTTGCGGTGCTGTATTCCTTCATGCATACGCGGAAGGACTTGTACTTGGTGTCGCGGCTCGCAAGGCTTATGGCCTTGGCCGTTATATGGTTCTTCCAGCCTCCCTCCATGGTCTGCCACGAGGTGCGGCTGTCGCTAGCTGTGTTTATGGTGCCACAGATAGCTGGCGCGGAGCCCTGGCAGCGGCTGTTCTGACTGGGTTTGCAGGACCTAGCGCCGCCATCAGCGCGATCCTTGCGAGGATCGACTATGATGGGCTCGATCATTGGATGGTGATTGCATGTGGGGCTCTAATCCCCAGCTTTGGCCGTGTTTTCAGGCGGTCCTTGCGGTTGGACATGCGGAAGAGCATCGTGGGTTTGCTGATAGGCATCGCCTTTGCCTCCGTGTGCTTGATGTCGAATAGGTTCATTTGCTTGCACACTCCTTACTGCAACTCAGCTCCAGAAGCGGTCACATAA
- the LOC112875459 gene encoding uncharacterized protein At4g14100-like codes for MMPLLPVAFLLLLLCLPEAPPASAASGDPNPTPWPPQFHAKLVMDYHGNLSVADLWYDWPGGRNLHVTRYQLAADAPFYDNEWNNGTSFFYTPSRRACHSAAVGVGILRPDWLRPGAVYLGRRDAGGFDCHVWAKADFITYYEDVKTKRPVKWVFYTGRIAYVMSFEVGAVLEDAAWQAPEYCFNKDGGIAETAGGHRDDSFAPWSVL; via the exons ATGATGCCTCTCCTCCCCGtcgccttcctcctcctcctcctctgcctcccgGAGGCCCCGCCCGCATCCGCTGCCTCCGGGGACCCGAACCCGACCCCCTGGCCCCCGCAGTTCCACGCGAAGCTGGTCATGGACTACCACGGCAACCTGTCCGTCGCGGACCTCTGGTACGACTGGCCGGGCGGCCGCAACCTGCACGTCACCCGCTACCAGCTCGCCGCCGACGCGCCCTTCTACGACAACGAGTGGAACAACGGAACCTCCTTCTTCTAcaccccgtcgcgccgcgcctgCCACTCCGCCGCCGTCGGGGTCGGCATCCTCCGCCCCGACTGGCTCCGCCCCGGCGCGGTCTACCTCGGCCGCCGCGACGCCGGCGGCTTCGACTGCCACGTCTGGGCCAAGGCGGACTTCATCACCTACTACGAGGACGTCAAGACCAAGCGGCCCGTCAAGTGGGTCTTCTACACAG GTAGGATCGCCTATGTGATGAGCTTTGAGGTGGGAGCGGTGCTGGAGGACGCGGCGTGGCAGGCGCCCGAGTACTGCTTCAACAAGGACGGTGGAATCGCCGAGACCGCCGGTGGGCATCGTGATGACAGCTTCGCCCCCTGGAGTGTGTTGTGA
- the LOC112878279 gene encoding aspartokinase 1, chloroplastic-like, translating to MAVALRFPGVARGSPAALAIRAAAASKLGREQGSVRATARPAAQCWRRRGLVARCQTGAAAVLKNDEATAAQKPHTGFTAVMKFGGSSLATAERMREVADLILSFPEETPVIVLSAMGKTTNNLLLAGEKAVSCGAPKASEIPELAVIKDLHLRTIDELGLDRSVVSGLLDELEQLLKGVAMMKELTRRTRDYLVSFGECMSTRIFAAYLNKLGKKARQYDAFDIGFITTDDFTNADILEVTYPAVAKRLNGDWMDDPAIPIVTGFLGKGCKSCAVTTLGRGGSDLTATTIGKALGLREVQVWKDVDGVLTCDPNIYANAIPVPYLTFDEAAELAYFGAQVLHPQSMRPARDGGIPVRVKNSYNRHAPGTVITKSRDMSKSILTSIVLKSNVTMLDIVSTRMLGQYGFLAKVFSIFEDLGISVDCVATSEVSISLTLDPSKLWSRELIQQELDHVVEELEKFAVVHLLQRRSIISLIGNVQRSSLILEKAFNVLRRNGVNVQMISQGASKVNISLVVNDSEAKQCVQALHSAFFENGFMSEVEGADVPQNGGASLNSNGAIYGN from the exons ATGGCGGTGGCGCTGCGGTTCCCTGGGGTCGCGCGGGGGTCTCCGGCCGCGCTCGccatccgcgccgccgccgcctccaagcTCGGGAGGGAGCAGGGCTCCGTGCGCGCGACTGCCAGGCCGGCTGCGCAATGCTGGAGGCGGAGGGggctggtggcgcggtgccAGACGGGCGCCGCGGCTGTTCTCAAGAATGACGAGGCCACGGCGGCGCAGAAGCCCCACACGGGCTTCACCGCCGTCATGAAGTTCGGCGGCTCCTCGCTCGCGACGGCCGAGCGGATGAGGGAGGTGGCCGACCTCATCCTCAGCTTCCCCGAGGAGACGCCGGTCATTGTCCTCTCCGCCATGGGGAAGACCACCAATAACCTCCTGCTG GCTGGGGAGAAGGCGGTGAGCTGCGGCGCCCCGAAGGCGTCCGAAATTCCCGAGCTCGCGGTCATCAAGGACCTGCATCTTAG GACGATTGATGAGCTTGGATTAGATAGGTCGGTTGTTTCAG GCTTATTGGATGAATTGGAGCAGCTTCTTAAAGGAGTTGCTATGATGAAAGAGCTGACTCGTAGGACAAGAGATTACCTAGTTTCCTTTGGTGAATGCATGTCTACAAGAATATTTGCTGCATATTTGAATAAACTTGGGAAAAAGGCACGACAG TATGATGCATTTGATATCGGCTTTATAACCACTGATGATTTCACAAATGCGGATATTCTTGAAGTCACTTATCCTGCTGTGGCAAAGAGGCTAAATGGAGATTGGATGGATGACCCTGCCATTCCCATTGTCACTGGTTTTCTTGGGAAG GGATGTAAATCATGTGCTGTCACCACTTTAGGCAGGGGTGGTAGTGACTTGACTGCTACAACTATTGGCAAAGCTTTGGGATTAAGAGAAGTCCAG GTTTGGAAGGATGTAGATGGTGTGTTGACGTGTGATCCTAATATTTATGCAAATGCGATACCCGTGCCCTACTTGACTTTTGACGAGGCTGCTGAGCTTGCATACTTTGGTGCACAG GTTTTGCATCCTCAATCAATGCGGCCTGCTAGGGATGGTGGTATACCAGTTAGAGTTAAGAACTCATACAACCGTCATGCACCTGGTACAGTCATCACTAAATCCAGAGATATGAGCAAG AGTATATTAACCAGCATTGTGTTGAAATCAAATGTTACCATGCTTGATATAGTGAGCACACGGATGCTTGGCCAGTATGGTTTTCTAGCAAAG GTCTTCTCAATATTTGAAGATTTGGGCATCTCTGTTGATTGTGTTGCTACTAGTGAAGTCAGCATATCGTTGACACTAGACCCGTCAAAACTATGGAGTCGTGAATTGATCCAGCAG GAACTTGATCATGTCGTTgaagagcttgaaaagtttgcAGTTGTTCATCTGCTGCAGCGTAGATCAATCATCTCCCTGATAGGAAATGTACAGAGGTCATCATTGATTCTTGAAAAG GCGTTCAATGTTCTGCGAAGAAATGGTGTTAACGTACAGATGATCTCACAAGGGGCATCCAAG GTGAATATTTCCTTGGTAGTCAATGACAGTGAGGCAAAACAGTGTGTGCAAGCCCTCCATTCGGCATTCTTTGAGAACGGCTTCATGTCAGAAGTCGAGGGAGCTGATGTTCCCCAGAACGGCGGCGCCTCTCTGAACTCAAACGGCGCCATCTACGGAAACTAG
- the LOC112878278 gene encoding phosphatidylinositol transfer protein 3-like translates to MDCQQAATNGGHHNDGDAAEWKQVAELRAVTEAQDPACKEEDDYMLRRFLRARDHHIGKASAMLLKYLKWKPSAKPHGCISESEVARELSQGKLCLQGHDRQGRPMIYGFGARHHPSNRDLDEFKRFVVHVLDATVARLPPGQEKFAAVADLKGWGYSNCDIRAYLAALEIMQNYYPERLGRVFLIHVPYVFMAAWKIVYPFIDDNTKKKFVFVSDKDLDRTLREAIDDAQLPEMYGGKLKLASPSPAK, encoded by the exons ATGGACTGCCAGCAAGCTGCGACCAACGGCGGCCACCACAACGACGGCGACGCCGCCGAGTGGAAGCAGGTCGCCGAGCTGAGGGCCGTTACCGAGGCGCAGGACCCTGCCTGCAAG GAGGAGGACGACTACATGCTGCGTCGGTTCCTTCGCGCCCGCGACCACCACATCGGCAAGGCGTCGGCGATGCTGCTCAAGTACCTCAAGTGGAAGCCGTCGGCGAAGCCCCACGGCTGCATCTCCGAGTCGGAGGTGGCGCGCGAGCTCTCCCAGGGGAAGTTGTGCCTGCAGGGCCACGACCGGCAGGGCCGGCCCATGATCTACGGCTTCGGCGCCCGGCACCACCCGTCCAACCgcgacctcgacgagttcaAGCGCTTCGTCGTCCACGTGCTGGACGCCACCGTCGCCAGGCTGCCCCCCGGGCAGGAGAAGTTCGCGGCCGTCGCCGACCTCAAGGGCTGGGGCTACTCCAACTGCGACATCCGGGCCTACCTCGCCGCGCTGGAGATCATGCAGAACTACTACCCGGAGCGCCTGGGCCGGGTGTTCCTCATTCACGTGCCTTACGTCTTCATGGCGGCGTGGAAGATCGTCTACCCCTTCATCGACGACAACACCAAGAAGAAGTTCGTCTTCGTCTCCGACAAGGACCTCGACAGGACGCTCCGGGAGGCCATCGACGACGCGCAGCTGCCGGAGATGTACGGCGGCAAGCTCAAGCTcgcatcgccgtcgccggccaaGTAA
- the LOC112876806 gene encoding basic transcription factor 3-like, whose translation MNKERLMKMAGAVRTGGKGTVRRKKKAVHKTATTDDKRLQSTLKRVGVNTIPAIEEVNIFKDDLVIQFLNPKVQASIAANTWVVSGSPQTKKLQDVLPGIINQLGPDNMEHLKRIAEEMQKQVAAAGAAAQAKEDNDDDVPELVPGETFEEVAQEAKA comes from the exons ATGAACAAGGAGAGGCTCATGAAGATGGCCGGCGCCGTCCGCACCGGCGGGAAGGGCACCGTGCGCAG GAAGAAGAAGGCTGTCCACAAGACGGCCACCACGGACGACAAGAGGCTGCAGAGCACGCTCAAGAGAGTAGGGGTCAATACCATTCCTGCAATCGAGGAGGTCAACATCTTCAAGGACGACCTCGTCATCCAGTTCTTGAATCCCAAAG TGCAAGCTTCCATCGCTGCAAACACATGGGTGGTCAGTGGATCCCCACAGACGAAAA AGCTACAAGATGTTCTGCCTGGGATCATTAACCAGTTGG GCCCTGACAACATGGAGCACCTGAAGAGGATTGCTGAAGAGATGCAGAAGCAGGTGGCTGCTGCTGGTGCCGCAGCACAGGCCAAGGAAGATAATGATGATGATGTTCCAGAGCTTGTTCCTGGAGAGACTTTTGAGGAAGTAGCTCAGGAGGCAAAAGCCTGA
- the LOC112875833 gene encoding 4-hydroxyphenylacetaldehyde oxime monooxygenase-like, producing the protein MAIMSLVDCLLPHQQWQWQLTFSVILLAHALATKRRGFSSTGRRLQLPPGPRGLPVLGNLHQIMGALPHRSLRALARQHGPVMQLRLGSVPTVVVSSAEAAREVMKAHDADCCSRPDTPGARRMSYGHKDVASAPYGECWREMRRLFVVELLSMRRVHATWYAREAEVDKLIGRLSSAGGIPVYLQDHIFRLMDGIIGTVALGSIYGSEQFAHKKHFHVLFDEAMGVKSSFSAEDYFPNVAGRLVDRLTGLVARREKVFWEFDAFFDKIIDEHLVSPSRGTPENSPDFVDVLIGLTKENKQGSFRFTRDHIKGMLSDTFIGGVDTSSVTMVWAMAELIRNPRVLKKVQDEIRAAVGDKERVQPDDLPKLRYFKMVLKETLRLHPPAPLLAPRESLRHVRICGYDVPAKTRLFVNVWAIGRDPAIWSDPEVFDPERFEGSDADFNGAHFELLPFGAGRRMCPGMAMGAATVEFTLANLLHCFDWELPEGMTAEDVSMEEAGGLTVNKKVPLVLVPTRY; encoded by the exons TCTAGTAGACTGCTTGTTGCCTCATCAACAATGGCAATGGCAGCTCACCTTCTCTGTAATTCTCCTCGCCCATGCTCTTGCAACAAAAAGGAGAGGCTTCTCTTCCACaggccgccgcctccagctGCCGCCCGGTCCACGGGGGCTGCCTGTCCTGGGCAACCTGCACCAGATCATGGGCGCGCTGCCCCACCGGAGCCTGCGTGCGCTGGCGCGGCAGCACGGGCCGGTCATGCAGCTGCGTCTGGGCAGCGTTCCGACGGTGGTGGTGTCgtcggcggaggcggcgcgggaggtGATGAAGGCGCACGACGCCGACTGCTGCAGCCGGCCGGACacgccgggggcgcggcggatGTCGTACGGACACAAGGACGTGGCGTCCGCGCCCTACGGGGAGTGCTGGCGCGAGATGCGCAGGCTCTTCGTCGTCGAGCTCCTCAGCATGCGCCGCGTCCACGCCACCTGGTACGCCAGGGAGGCCGAGGTGGACAAACTCATCGGGCGCTTGAGCAGCGCCGGAGGGATACCAGTGTACCTGCAAGATCACATCTTCCGGCTCATGGACGGCATCATCGGCACGGTGGCGCTGGGGAGCATCTACGGCTCGGAGCAGTTCGCGCACAAGAAACACTTCCACGTCCTGTTCGACGAGGCCATGGGCGTGAAGAGCAGCTTCTCCGCCGAGGACTACTTCCCCAACGTCGCCGGCCGGCTCGTGGACCGCCTCACCGGCCTCGTCGCCCGCCGCGAGAAGGTGTTCTGGGAGTTCGACGCTTTCTTCGACAAGATCATCGACGAGCACCTTGTTAGTCCGTCACGCGGCACTCCAGAGAACAGCCCCGACTTCGTCGACGTCCTCATTGGCCTCACCAAGGAGAACAAGCAGGGCTCCTTCAGGTTCACTAGAGACCACATCAAGGGGATGCTGTCG GATACGTTCATCGGCGGCGTTGACACCAGCTCGGTCACCATGGTTTGGGCAATGGCGGAGCTGATCCGAAACCCGCGGGTGCTGAAGAAGGTGCAGGACGAGATCAGGGCGGCGGTGGGCGACAAGGAGAGGGTGCAGCCGGACGACCTGCCCAAGCTCAGGTACTTCAAGATGGTGCTCAAAGAGACGCTACGGCTGcacccgccggcgccgcttctGGCTCCGCGGGAGAGCCTGCGGCACGTCAGGATCTGCGGGTACGATGTGCCGGCCAAGACCAGGCTCTTCGTCAACGTGTGGGCGATTGGCAGGGACCCTGCGATCTGGAGCGACCCCGAGGTGTTCGACCCGGAGAGGTTCGAGGGGAGCGACGCCGACTTCAACGGGGCGCACTTCGAGCTGCTGCCGTTCGGCGCCGGACGCAGGATGTGCCCCGGGATGGCCATGGGAGCGGCTACGGTGGAGTTCACGCTGGCCAACCTGCTCCACTGCTTCGACTGGGAGCTCCCGGAGGGGATGACGGCAGAGGACGTGAGCATGGAGGAGGCGGGAGGGCTCACGGTCAATAAGAAGGTTCCCCTCGTGCTCGTGCCCACCAGATACTGA